GAACTGGGTTTGTGGAAAGTTCTTTTTCAAAACGTCATAAGATGCCTTTGCATCTGACAAACGCTGTCTCTTTTTTTGTTCAGTACTGTTTAAAGCTAAATTTGTTAAGGCTTTTAATTTGTGAAAAAGCGCATCTTCTTTGTAAAAAGATCCTGGAAAATCAAGCATAAAATTATCTAAGGCTGCTATCGCAGAAATAGAAAATTCTAACTTATAAAACTCCCCTAATTTCGTAAATTGTTTTGCAATCTCAAATGCCTTTTGTTCTTTTTTCTGTGTTAAATCCTGAGCCATTTCGTTGGCCTGAGGTAAGTATTCAGAATTAGGGTAGGCATTTATAAATAATTGAAGCTTCATGAGCGCTTTGTCCGTATCAGTTTGATCTAATGAATACTTAGGAGAAAGTAGATAATAACTTTTAGCGCCTAGAAATGCGGCTTCTTGTGCCTTATCACTTTTGGCATACGATTTTAAAAAACGTTCAAAATAATAGCCTGAATTGTTGTAGTCTTTTATTTGGTAATACGAGTCAGATAAGAAAAACATAACGCGTTCTCCTTGAGGCTTTCCGATATATTGAGGGGATATTTGTTCTAATATAACATTAGCACGTTTAAAGTCTTTGGCTTCGTACAACTTTTCAGCCATATCATACTTCGCTTTAACATCCTCGTTTTTAAGTACTTTTTGATACTCACTGCAGGAGCTCAATACCAATACCAAAACTAATGTACTAAAAAATGGTCGCAATTTTCTAAACATTTTGCAAAATTAAGGATTCTAAATGGATTTAAAAAACATTTTTATTAAGCTAAAGTAAAGCGAATACCTTCGCAAACAACTATTTTAGCGAAGTTTTAACGTTCAAAAGATAAAGTGGCCCTATTTGTTACACTGATACTGAATTTAATGATTTTACAAAAGAAGATAATTTAGCGCTTAAATTGGCACTAGCTTTTACCAAAGGTAACCTCACCTGAGCTGTGCAAATACCTAATAGCTCAAAAATAGCTTTAATTCCAGCAGGGTTACCTTCTTCAAAAATTAAATGCATTCCTTCCTCTAATCGGTGATGAATTTCATAGGCCTCACCTACTTTTCGCGCTAATCCTAAGTTTATCATTTTAGAAAATTCGTTCGGCAAACCTTGACCAATTACAGAAATAACTCCTGCACCTCCAGCTAAGACGGTAGGTAATGCAGTAGCGTCATCGCCAGATATTACTAAAAATTTGGATGGTTTTGCCTCTAAGACTTCTTTTATTTGAAGCATGTTGCCACACGCTTCTTTAATAGCGATAATGTTTTTAAAATCAGTCGCTAAACGCAAGGTCGTTTCTGGTAACATATTACTCCCTGTTCTTCCAGGAACATTATAAATAATGACAGGTTTAGGGGAAGCATTTGAGATCGCTTTAAAATGTTGGTATATCCCCTCTTGTGTAGGCTTGTTGTAGTAAGGCGATACAGATAATATGGCAGCAAATTCCGACAAATCAATAGTTTTTAATGCTTCAACAACTAAGGTTGTATTATTGCCTCCGACTCCTAAAACCAAAGGCAACCTGCCTGCATTCGTTTTAATGACGGTTTCAATCACCTGCTTCTTTTCCGTTTCTGTTAAGGTGGCTGTTTCGGCAGTCGTCCCTAAAACTACTAAATAATCTACGCCACCACTTATGTTGTGCTCCACAACCCGCTCCAAACCAATTAAATCTACCGAAAAATCATTGTGAAACGGCGTAATTAATGCCACTCCTGTACCGTGTAAACTATTCATAGCTATTCTATTTCTTTAAATATTTTTAAATATTTCTTTAACTCCTTCTTGAACAGATCAAAATTAGAAATTGGAGTGTGTAAAATTAAATCATTTAAATTTTTATCAACTTCGCTAAAACCAACGCGTATTCTTGCTTTTGTTTTTAGAGTCATTAATTGTAATAAAATATGATCGTCTGTATAATAATTAATCAACAAATCATACTCCCGATTCATAAACTCTAATGCGTAACTATTTTCAATTTTACCTTTCCAGCCTAAGTCTTTGTCTGAGAAAACAGGCGTTGAATAAGGCGAATTTTTATCATAAAAATTTTTATACCCAATAATCTTCACCGAATTTGGCCTAAGCTTAAACTCCTCAATAAATTTATAAAACAAAGTAGTATCATCAAATTTCTCTAAATCTACGATACACCCTATAGACTTTATTTTATTCCCCTGTACCACATCCTTTGAAGGTTGCTGTAACAATTGTTTAATAAATTTACGTCCAGACTTATGTTTTAATCTTTGTTTTATAGCTTTTAAAAACATGAATTTTTACATTTGTACAAAGGTAAATAATATTCACAGCAATTGTTATACGAAGATAAACACTATTATGATTTTAAAAATTAAACATTTTGTTATATTTATAACAATTTTATTTTTTGTTTCTTGTAAGGAACAAAAACAAAGCCTAAGCGGGATCGTTGGAAAACGGATTTCTGTAACAGATAGTATACCAGAAAGCAAAGAAATCACTGATTTTGTGCTACCGTATAAACAACGAATTGACGAAGTTTTAGATAGTACATTGGCTTACGCATCGGTATACATCTCGAAAACCGATGGCAAACTAAATACCTCAGCAGGAAATTTAATGGCTGACGCCGTATTAGCGCTAGCAAATCCGGTGTTTAAGGCCAGAACTACACATACTATTGATTTTGTACTACTTAATCAGGGTGGTATTCGCAGCCCTATTTCTATAGGAAATGTCTCTGCTAGAACGGGTTACGAAATTATGCCCTTCGAAAACTCTGTTGTTGTCGTGGGTTTAAAAGGAACAGCGATGCGCGAAATGATACGCTATTTAGTAAAAAATAAAACCCCGCATCCTATCGCTGGAATTCAAATAATTCTAAAAAAAGATGATAGTTTAGCTGCTGTTCATATTCAAGGGAAGCCATTTGACGAAGAAAAAATCTACTATGTAGCAACCTCCAATTATTTGGTTACTGGTGGTGATAATATGAGCTTTTTTGAGGATCATGTGTCTTTAACCGAAACCGATTATTTAATAAGAAATATAATGATCGATTATTTTGGCAAGATGGATACCCTTGCTCCTACAATTGACGATAGATTTATACAACTAGAAAACTAAGCATGAACAGAAGAAAATTTTTATCGAATACCACAGCGAGTACAGCATTTGTAGGCTTAGGAGGATTATCGTTAAATTCTTGTCTTAACGCAACCACAAAAAAAATATCCATTCTTCATACCAATGATGTTCATAGCCATATAGACCCATTCCCTAAAAGTGATGCCAATTTCCCAAATTTAGGTGGCTTAGCCAGAAGAGCAACCTTAGTACAGCGGTTAAGGCAGGAGAATCCGAATACCCTATTGTTTGATGCTGGAGATATTTTTCAAGGAACGCCCTATTTTAATTTTTATGGGGGTGAATTAGAGTTTAAATTGATGAGTATGCTAAAGTACGACGCTGCTACTATTGGCAATCACGATTTTGATAACGGAATTGATGGCTTATTTGCGCAATTGCCGCATGCAAGTTTTAAACTTTTGTCTGCAAATTATGACTTTAAAAATACAGTGATGAACGGGTACACCAAACCTTATGAAATTTATACTGTTGATGGCATAAAAATAGGCGTTTATGGACTTGGAATTGCACTGGAAGGCTTGGTGAGTAAAAAATTATTTAAGGAAACTCAGTATTTAAACCCTTTTGAAATAGCACAAAACACGGAGCGAATTTTAAAGGAAGAGGAATACTGTGATTTGGTTATTTGTTTATCGCATTTAGGCTACCAATACAGTTCTGATAAACCAGATGATTTAAAGTTAGCCGCTAAAACAAAATTCACTAACCTTATTATTGGCGGACATACCCATACTTTTTTAGACAAACCAACAGTCGTTAATAACGGCATAGGAACCAAGGTTTTAGTAAATCAAGTAGGATGTTACGGAGTTCATTTGGGTAAAATTGATTTTTATTTTGACAGTGAAAAGAACATCACATCAGAAGGGCTAAGCATTACTATTTAAAAAGATACATGACCTATAGCATCAAAAAAACAAACTACGAGGATGAAGACTTTCAACAGTTAACGAAGGCTTTAGACGAAGATTTACGTGTAAAAGACGGAGATGAACACGCATTTTACAATCAATTCAATAGTCTTGAAGGCCTTTCGCAGGTCATTGTGGTGTATAAAAATAAAAAAGCAATTGGCTGTGGTGCATTTAAAAATTATGACTTAAATACCGCTGAAATAAAAAGAATGTATGTGATACCAGAATATCAAGGTAAAGGAATTGGGTCTACTATTTTAAATGAATTAGAAAATTGCGCGAAATTGCAAAATTTCAGCTTTTGCATATTAGAAACAGGAATTCGCCAACCTGACGCTATTGCCTTATATCAAAAAAACAACTATCAAATTATTGAGAATTATGGACAATATAAAGGGATGCAAAATAGTATCTGTTTTAAAAAAGAATTGTAATTTTCTTATTTAAAGTAAATTAACTGGTCCAGTATAGTGTTTATTCTAAATTTTGGCATCATCTTTGCACTTTAAAATACTATTAATATTTAATTTTTTAACATGAGTAAAGGAACAGTAAAATTCTTCAATGACACTAAAGGTTTTGGTTTTATCACTGAAGATGGAGTAGACAAAGATCATTTTGTACACATTTCTGGATTAATCGATGAAATTCGCGAAGGCGATGAAGTTGAGTTTGATTTAGAAGAAGGTAAAAAAGGTTTAAATGCAGTAAATGTAAAAGTACTATAATATATACTTTCTAAATTTTACAAAATCCCATTCGATTTACGAATGGGATTTTTTTTATCATAAATCTACTACTATTTCTTTCAATTCTTCTACTAAGCTATCTTTACGAAAAGGCGTATTAAGCTTTTAATACCCACAGCTGGTATTAAAAAATCACCAATTTTTTTTCTGTGAAAGCAGGCTTATTTTACTAGCCGTTCGCTTATGCTATGCTTGTGCACGAGCAAAGACGGGCTTATCTCCTTTTGCTGCAAAGCATATGCCATGCTGCGAAAATGTCTATTCTTGACTGGGCTCTTTATTTTTTAGAGCGATTTAAAAGTTTTGATAATTTTTAAGTGAATTCGTAGGATTTGAGTAGCCCATTTCAATTGGGTTATTTATTTATTTAATAAGAGCATCCTTTAAGAGTAATACCCCCTACTTTTACTATAACCAATAAATTAAATATCATGAGAAGTCTTCTTTGGCTTGTAGCCGTAATTTGCATTGTAATTTGGCTTTTAGGAATGTTAAACATTATCCCTGGAATGGGTACTAACAGTTTAATTCACATTCTAATTGTAATCGCAGTAATCGTAATTCTTTACAATATTATTTCTGGTAGGAAGCCAATTTAAAAAATTACCTAAAAAAGGAGTTATTGTTAAAACAATATAAGTGTTCGTTTCAAAACAAATAACTCCTTTTCATTACCTAGGACCTATCATAGCTAAAAAATCATCTTCTGATATAATGGCTACACCAAGGTTTTCAGCTTTTGTTCGCTTGCTGGGCCCCATATTGTCACCAGCCACTAAATAGGTGGTTTTCGATGAAACGGAAGAACCCACTTTACCTCCATTATCCTCTATCAACTTTTTCAAATCATCGCGACTCACATTTTCGAACACACCAGAAATAACAAAAGTTTGTCCTTTTAAATCTTCGGTTTGATTTTCTAATTTTTCTGCGGATAATTCAAACTGAACGCCAAAGCTCTTTAAATCTTGAATAATCCTTTGATTGAGGTCGTTCTTAAAAAATTCAACCACACTGTGCGCAATGCGCTCTCCTATTTCATCGACTTGTACTAACTCTTCAATATTGGCTACCATTAAAGCGTCAATATTTTTATAGGCCTTGGCTAGTTTTTTAGCTACTGTTTCGCCAACAAACCTTATTCCCAATGCAAAAAGCACTCTTTCAAAAGGAATAGTAACGGATGCTTTAACTCCTGAAACTAAATTTTCCGCAGACTTTTCTGCCATACGATCTAAAGGCATCACATCTTCTTTTGATAACCTATATAAATCTGCATAATTACGAATCAAGCCTTCTTTAAAAAGTAATTCTACTGTTTCGCCGCCCATGCCTTCAATATCCATCGCTTTACGAGAGATAAAATGTTGAATACGTCCTGTAATTTGAGGTGGACAACCATAATAGTTAGGACAATAGTGCTTAGCATCACCCTCGCTACGTTCTAATAAGGTGTTGCATTCAGGACACCGTTGAATATATATCGTGGGTTTTGAGTCTGTAGGTCGCTTGCTAAAGTCAACCCCTATTATTTTCGGAATTATTTCTCCTCCTTTTTCTACAAAAACTGTATCACGTTCGCGTATGTCAAACTTTTCAATCTGATCTGCATTGTGCAATGAAGCTCTTTTTACCGTTGTGCCAGCCAATAAGACAGGAGCTAAATTTGCTACTGGGGTAATAGCACCTGTTCTGCCTACCTGATAAGTAATTTCATGCAAGACCGTCGAGACCTGTTCTGCTTTAAATTTGTAGGCCATGGCCCAACGTGGTGACTTAGACGTATAGCCTAACTCTTCTTGATGCTGCAGGTTATTTACCTTGATGACCACACCATCCGTTTCATAGGGCAACTCATGCCGATGACTATCCCAATAGGCTACGAAAGCCATAACCTCTTCAATTGATTTACAAAGTTTAGCCACCGTTGGCACTTTAAAACCCCATTCCCTTGCCTTTTCTAACATTTGAAATTGCGAGGTAATTCCTGTTTGCATGCCTACAATACCATATAACAAGCAGTCTAAAGGACGGCGTGCTACTTGAGCACTATCTTGTAACTTTAGGCTTCCAGAAGCTGTATTTCTAGGATTCATATACGGCTCATCTCCATTTTCTATGCGCTCTGCATTCATTTTTGCAAAGCCCTCAAATGGCAAAACAATCTCCCCTCGAATGTCGAACTTCTGAGGATAATCGCCCTTTAATTGTAAGGGAATTGACTTTATAGTTTTAATATTAGTGGTTACATTATCGCCTTGAAAACCATCTCCACGAGTTAAAGCCTGAGTTAATTTCCCGTCTTCATAGCTAATACTTATAGACGCCCCGTCATATTTTAATTCGCAAGTAAACTCAACAAGTACATCACCCAGAACACGTTGAATTCGCTTTTCCCAATCTTCTAAATCATCTTTGGAATAACTATTATCCAAAGAATACATGCGGCTTTCGTGTACTACAGTATCAAAATTTTTAGTGATGGCGCCTCCTACTCGAAGCGAAGGCGAACTCGCATCATAAAATTCAGGGTGTTGTGCTTCTAAATCCTGCAATTCTTTGAGTTGCATGTCAAAATCGTAATCTGAAATTGTCGGTGTATCTAACACATAATACCTATGGTTATGTGCCCGAAGGGTATTTCTTAGCTCCTCAATTTTATCTTTGATATTCATGTACTAATTTGGTTAATCGTATTGGTATTACTCGAGGCTAGCTCTTATTAAAGTTGCTCTTTTTGTAGCCATTTTATAATTTTAGGTGGCGCATAGCCTTCCATTTTTTGTAATAAATCAGGAATGGTACTACTTACTAAAATCATTTCAAAATTTTCTTTTTTCACGAAACCTTTATTCACCATACTTTGAAGCATTTTTAATAAATCGTCGTAAAAGCCATTCGTATTTAAAATACCTATCGGATATTGATGCAAGCCTAATTGACCCCAAGTCAGCATCTCAAAAAACTCTTCTAGGGTTCCAAAACCACCTGGCAACATAATAATTCCGTCAGAGAGTTCATGCATTTTTAGCTTACGTTCATGCATGTTTTGAGTACTAATAAGCTCCGTAAGGGAGGTATGATACACTTCCCTTTTTTTTAAGAATTCAGGAATAACTCCTACAACCTTTCCTCCAGCATCTAAGGCACCCTGGGCTACTTGACCCATGATTCCAATTTTTGCACCACCATAAACAGTCGTGATTCGTTGCTCGGCTAAAGTTCTGCCCAGCATATAGGCTTGGTTCGCAAATTCAGGCTCATTACCAGTGCTACTTCCACAGAAAACTACAATACTTTTCATTTACCCAATTTTATTACCTAATTATCTAAAAAAACGCCTTTCAAAAATCGATCATTCCCAAAAATATCTTTTCGCATTTCAATTTCGGAAAAAAAACTATTTTCTAAAAGTGAATGCGTTTCTTTTCCCAAATATTGATTTATTTCAAAATATAAAGCACCGTCAGCAATAAGGATATCGCGAGCTAATTCTATGATTTTTTTATAAAATAGCAATGGATCGTGATCGGCGACAAACAAGGCAAGTTCAGGCTCGTTTTCTAAAACATTCTTTTTCATGTCAAGCTTCTCCAACATCCTAACATAAGGCGGGTTCGATACCATAATATCAAATTTACCCTCAAAGCTTGGTGTCTTTAAAATATCAGCATGTATGAAATTAATGTCCACCTCATGATACCTTGCATTTTCTTTGGCCAGCGCCAAAGCGTTTTCAGAAACTTCTACGGCATAGACTTGGGCCATTGGTAGATTTTTAGCCAATGAAATGGCAATACATCCGCTTCCAGTGCCAATGTCAAGAATTTTTAAAGGCGATGCTTGCGTAGACACATCATCCAAAATCCATTGCACTAATTCTTCTGTTTCCGGCCTTGGAATAAGCACATTTTTATTGACCATAAAACTTAAGTCCATAAAATAAGCCCTTCCAAGAATATATTGAATTGGAATTTCTAGCTTTAATTGGCTCAACGCCTTAAACAACAAAGACTCTTCTTCTTTAGTAATGATGAGCTCAGGTTGTAGTGCCAAAATGAACCGTTCTAAACCCAAATAATGTTCAATCGATATATAAAAAAAACTTCGTACCTCTTCTTCGCCATATAGGGCATCTAATTCAGCATGAAATATTTTTTTTATTTCTTTTAAAAGCATCGTATTTCTTTAAAGCACTTTTAACATCCAAACAGGACACGAATAATGCCCTGTATTTCCCATAGGTGCCTCTAAATATTCAAAGCCTGATTTTACGTATAATTTTTGGGCAGCTTTCATATAAGGCATTGTTTCTAAATATACTTTTTCAAACTTATATTGTGCTGCTTTTTCAAGGCAAATATTCATCATTCTAGCACCAATTCCTTGTCCTCTTGCCGCTTCTAAAAAGTACATTTTTTGCAACTCGCATACATCTGTTCCTTCATAGTTTTCTAGCGGAGCAATACCTGCACAACCTAAGATGACATCATTTTCAACCACTACAAAATAGCTCGATCTTGGAGCTGTGTAATTTTCGAACATACAATCTAATGCTTTATCGGCGTATGCCGTACCCACTTTTGGAACACCTAAATCGACCAAAACTTTACGAATAACTTTAGCCACCTGTTCATTGTCTTTTTGCTCTATTTCTCGAATGCTTATACTTGTCATATTTTCTTAAACCGATATGTATTTAATATCCTATTTTTGCGGGGTGAAGATACATGAATTTTATATTTTACGCTGCATTCAAATTGCTAAAAACGGATTAGGAACTACCGCACCGAACCCAATGGTTGGGGCTGTAATCGTCTATAACAATAGTATTATTGGAGAAGGGTTTACTAGTACCTATGGAGGCTCACACGCAGAAGTAAATGCAATTAATTCGGTCAAAGACAAATCTTTACTGAAAAAATCTACGCTTTATGTCACTTTAGAACCTTGTGCTCATTTTGGAAAAACACCACCTTGTGCTGATTTAATAGTACAAAGTGAAATTCCGATTGTAATTATCGGACTTTTAGATCCGTATGATGAAGTTGCAGGTAAAGGCATTGAAAAATTAAAAAACGCAGGATGCACGGTAATTACTGGTGTTTTAGAAGAAGAATGTCGAGAACACCACAAGCGATTTTTGACTTTTCAAGAAAAAAAAAGACCTTATATTGTTTTAAAATGGGCTGAAACAGAAGACGGATTTATAGCTCCAGACAAAAAATACAGAAAAAACACAGAGCCTTTTTGGATTACTAATGACTATTCAAAGCAATTAGTACATAAATGGCGTACAGAAGAACAATCAATTTTGGTGGGAACGACTACTGTTTTAGAAGACAACCCTCAACTAAATGCCAGACTTTGGAACGGCAAAAACCCCATACGAATTGTACTTGATAAATCCTTAAAAATTGATTCTTCGTTCCATGTCTTAGACGGCAGCATTAGAACTATGGTTTTTACAGCGGAAAAAGATACGAAAGCATACATTACTG
The sequence above is drawn from the Cellulophaga sp. Hel_I_12 genome and encodes:
- a CDS encoding outer membrane protein assembly factor BamD, producing the protein MFRKLRPFFSTLVLVLVLSSCSEYQKVLKNEDVKAKYDMAEKLYEAKDFKRANVILEQISPQYIGKPQGERVMFFLSDSYYQIKDYNNSGYYFERFLKSYAKSDKAQEAAFLGAKSYYLLSPKYSLDQTDTDKALMKLQLFINAYPNSEYLPQANEMAQDLTQKKEQKAFEIAKQFTKLGEFYKLEFSISAIAALDNFMLDFPGSFYKEDALFHKLKALTNLALNSTEQKKRQRLSDAKASYDVLKKNFPQTQFEKQALALMEKVNKELENYSK
- the dapA gene encoding 4-hydroxy-tetrahydrodipicolinate synthase, whose translation is MNSLHGTGVALITPFHNDFSVDLIGLERVVEHNISGGVDYLVVLGTTAETATLTETEKKQVIETVIKTNAGRLPLVLGVGGNNTTLVVEALKTIDLSEFAAILSVSPYYNKPTQEGIYQHFKAISNASPKPVIIYNVPGRTGSNMLPETTLRLATDFKNIIAIKEACGNMLQIKEVLEAKPSKFLVISGDDATALPTVLAGGAGVISVIGQGLPNEFSKMINLGLARKVGEAYEIHHRLEEGMHLIFEEGNPAGIKAIFELLGICTAQVRLPLVKASANLSAKLSSFVKSLNSVSV
- a CDS encoding 5'-nucleotidase C-terminal domain-containing protein, with translation MILKIKHFVIFITILFFVSCKEQKQSLSGIVGKRISVTDSIPESKEITDFVLPYKQRIDEVLDSTLAYASVYISKTDGKLNTSAGNLMADAVLALANPVFKARTTHTIDFVLLNQGGIRSPISIGNVSARTGYEIMPFENSVVVVGLKGTAMREMIRYLVKNKTPHPIAGIQIILKKDDSLAAVHIQGKPFDEEKIYYVATSNYLVTGGDNMSFFEDHVSLTETDYLIRNIMIDYFGKMDTLAPTIDDRFIQLEN
- a CDS encoding bifunctional UDP-sugar hydrolase/5'-nucleotidase — translated: MNRRKFLSNTTASTAFVGLGGLSLNSCLNATTKKISILHTNDVHSHIDPFPKSDANFPNLGGLARRATLVQRLRQENPNTLLFDAGDIFQGTPYFNFYGGELEFKLMSMLKYDAATIGNHDFDNGIDGLFAQLPHASFKLLSANYDFKNTVMNGYTKPYEIYTVDGIKIGVYGLGIALEGLVSKKLFKETQYLNPFEIAQNTERILKEEEYCDLVICLSHLGYQYSSDKPDDLKLAAKTKFTNLIIGGHTHTFLDKPTVVNNGIGTKVLVNQVGCYGVHLGKIDFYFDSEKNITSEGLSITI
- a CDS encoding GNAT family N-acetyltransferase — encoded protein: MTYSIKKTNYEDEDFQQLTKALDEDLRVKDGDEHAFYNQFNSLEGLSQVIVVYKNKKAIGCGAFKNYDLNTAEIKRMYVIPEYQGKGIGSTILNELENCAKLQNFSFCILETGIRQPDAIALYQKNNYQIIENYGQYKGMQNSICFKKEL
- a CDS encoding cold-shock protein, producing MSKGTVKFFNDTKGFGFITEDGVDKDHFVHISGLIDEIREGDEVEFDLEEGKKGLNAVNVKVL
- a CDS encoding lmo0937 family membrane protein, whose translation is MRSLLWLVAVICIVIWLLGMLNIIPGMGTNSLIHILIVIAVIVILYNIISGRKPI
- the ligA gene encoding NAD-dependent DNA ligase LigA encodes the protein MNIKDKIEELRNTLRAHNHRYYVLDTPTISDYDFDMQLKELQDLEAQHPEFYDASSPSLRVGGAITKNFDTVVHESRMYSLDNSYSKDDLEDWEKRIQRVLGDVLVEFTCELKYDGASISISYEDGKLTQALTRGDGFQGDNVTTNIKTIKSIPLQLKGDYPQKFDIRGEIVLPFEGFAKMNAERIENGDEPYMNPRNTASGSLKLQDSAQVARRPLDCLLYGIVGMQTGITSQFQMLEKAREWGFKVPTVAKLCKSIEEVMAFVAYWDSHRHELPYETDGVVIKVNNLQHQEELGYTSKSPRWAMAYKFKAEQVSTVLHEITYQVGRTGAITPVANLAPVLLAGTTVKRASLHNADQIEKFDIRERDTVFVEKGGEIIPKIIGVDFSKRPTDSKPTIYIQRCPECNTLLERSEGDAKHYCPNYYGCPPQITGRIQHFISRKAMDIEGMGGETVELLFKEGLIRNYADLYRLSKEDVMPLDRMAEKSAENLVSGVKASVTIPFERVLFALGIRFVGETVAKKLAKAYKNIDALMVANIEELVQVDEIGERIAHSVVEFFKNDLNQRIIQDLKSFGVQFELSAEKLENQTEDLKGQTFVISGVFENVSRDDLKKLIEDNGGKVGSSVSSKTTYLVAGDNMGPSKRTKAENLGVAIISEDDFLAMIGPR
- a CDS encoding TIGR00730 family Rossman fold protein, producing MKSIVVFCGSSTGNEPEFANQAYMLGRTLAEQRITTVYGGAKIGIMGQVAQGALDAGGKVVGVIPEFLKKREVYHTSLTELISTQNMHERKLKMHELSDGIIMLPGGFGTLEEFFEMLTWGQLGLHQYPIGILNTNGFYDDLLKMLQSMVNKGFVKKENFEMILVSSTIPDLLQKMEGYAPPKIIKWLQKEQL
- the prmC gene encoding peptide chain release factor N(5)-glutamine methyltransferase — encoded protein: MLLKEIKKIFHAELDALYGEEEVRSFFYISIEHYLGLERFILALQPELIITKEEESLLFKALSQLKLEIPIQYILGRAYFMDLSFMVNKNVLIPRPETEELVQWILDDVSTQASPLKILDIGTGSGCIAISLAKNLPMAQVYAVEVSENALALAKENARYHEVDINFIHADILKTPSFEGKFDIMVSNPPYVRMLEKLDMKKNVLENEPELALFVADHDPLLFYKKIIELARDILIADGALYFEINQYLGKETHSLLENSFFSEIEMRKDIFGNDRFLKGVFLDN
- a CDS encoding GNAT family N-acetyltransferase, translating into MTSISIREIEQKDNEQVAKVIRKVLVDLGVPKVGTAYADKALDCMFENYTAPRSSYFVVVENDVILGCAGIAPLENYEGTDVCELQKMYFLEAARGQGIGARMMNICLEKAAQYKFEKVYLETMPYMKAAQKLYVKSGFEYLEAPMGNTGHYSCPVWMLKVL
- the ribD gene encoding bifunctional diaminohydroxyphosphoribosylaminopyrimidine deaminase/5-amino-6-(5-phosphoribosylamino)uracil reductase RibD — its product is MYLISYFCGVKIHEFYILRCIQIAKNGLGTTAPNPMVGAVIVYNNSIIGEGFTSTYGGSHAEVNAINSVKDKSLLKKSTLYVTLEPCAHFGKTPPCADLIVQSEIPIVIIGLLDPYDEVAGKGIEKLKNAGCTVITGVLEEECREHHKRFLTFQEKKRPYIVLKWAETEDGFIAPDKKYRKNTEPFWITNDYSKQLVHKWRTEEQSILVGTTTVLEDNPQLNARLWNGKNPIRIVLDKSLKIDSSFHVLDGSIRTMVFTAEKDTKAYITGVEYHQIDFSKNVASQVCEKLYQEKILSVFIEGGTKTIQSFIDENLWDEARIFTGPKRFHSGTRAPQIKGRVNSKISLEKDQLTLLFNA